A region from the Alnus glutinosa chromosome 5, dhAlnGlut1.1, whole genome shotgun sequence genome encodes:
- the LOC133868998 gene encoding uncharacterized protein LOC133868998, translated as MDRSWITKTRGTREYNNGCNAFVAFAVRNCKTPDGKIRCPCKVCQNNRRHSPDIVLEHLTAGRGIMVSYRNWFLHGEMTVYNPDAASSSNLHPTDVASANSVEQGGDMQTMLRDAFGMHEVKEPDREPQCVDQVGVENVTEEPAESGAQKYYDLLKKAEKPLHGGTKHSKLSATVHLYNLKCMGGLSNNIFSEFLQVINQLLPACDDALPANTYEAKKYLSDMELGYEKIPACRNDCMLFWKANQELESCTVCGESRWKDEIYLDEDGQPTSSRKKRPMKVLRWFPLILRLQRLFMSEHTAPHMRWHEEDRTKDGVLRHPADGEAWKSFDILHPEFSADSRNVRLGLTSDGFNPFGNMSTSHSTWPVMLLPYNLPPWMCMKQTSFILSLIIPGPSSPGMDIDVYLQPLIEELQKLWNVGVRTYDALNKQNLQMRVQLMWTINDFPAYADLSGWPNRGEKACPVCMHSTWSRRLKQGKKFCYMGHRRYLPMDHLWRRNKRAFDGNQEQESAPHVQSGDDILRQLEGMIFGDESAGKKREKKRKKRRAAEDATENVIWKKKKKYVTDNILGTILDIKGKTKDDYAARKDLQEMNFRPQLHPFTGEDGQTYLPAACYTMDLCSTNLTQEDMDRLEGSVCATLCKMEQVFPPGFFTSMVHLVVHLVRECRLGGPVQYRWMYPVERSLGRFKSTVRNKAAPEGCIAEGYIATEVHMDTLRRSCGRGRTTDDQLEAQHHQQFCDWYRDYVDQLDSKRREEMGEKLVMHCRGPKEIASRFNRYVVNGKMFRTVAHDVGKRTQNSGVCVPTVDGLTYYGKLTDIIEVEYYDRTKYVMFKCDWADTTRDRRYKVDEYGMELVSFNRLVHRGDLVTDDPYVLTSQVDQVFYVGDERNPGWACVVRTKPRNVYDVG; from the exons ATGGACAGATCTTGGATTACGAAGACTCGAGGTACGAGGGAATACAATAATGGGTGTAATGCATTTGTGGCATTTGCAGTTCGTAACTGCAAAACACCTGATGGTAAAATCCGTTGCCCTTGTAAGGTCTGTCAGAATAACCGTCGCCACTCGCCCGATATCGTCCTTGAGCACCTGACGGCGGGTAGAGGAATCATGGTCAGTTACAGAAATTGGTTCTTGCACGGTGAGATGACCGTGTATAATCCTGATGCAGCCTCTTCTTCGAACCTTCATCCAACAGATGTTGCCAGTGCCAACAGTGTAGAACAAGGTGGCGACATGCAAACAATGTTGCGTGATGCATTTGGCATGCATGAGGTTAAGGAGCCCGATCGTGAGCCACAGTGTGTTGATCAGGTGGGTGTGGAAAATGTTACAGAAGAACCAGCTGAAAGTGGCGCTCAGAAGTACTATGACCTGCTAAAAAAGGCGGAGAAGCCACTTCATGGGGGTACTAAACATAGCAAACTGAGTGCTACAGTACacttgtacaacttgaagtgcatgGGCGGActgagcaacaatattttctcgGAATTCCTTCAGGTCATCAATCAGTTGCTGCCTGCATGTGATGACGCTTTGCCAGCTAATACGTACGAGGCAAAAAAATATCTCAGTGACATGGAgctcgggtatgagaagatccCTGCGTGCCGTAACGATTGTATGTTATTTTGGAAGGCTAACCAGGAACTAGAGTCATGCACCGTTTGTGGAGAATCTAGGTGGAAGGATGAAATTTATTTGGACGAGGATGGTCAACCCACATCGTCGAGAAAGAAACGTCCGATGAAAGTGttgcggtggtttccactcattcTACGCCTACAGAGGCTTTTTATGTCGGAACATACTGcaccccatatgagatggcatgagGAAGACCGTACAAAGGACGGTGTGTTGAGGCATCCGGCCGATGGCGAGGCATGGAAGTCGTTCGACATCCTACATCCAGAATTTTCAGCCGACAGTAGGAATGTTAGGCTTGGTCTGACCTCGGACGGCTTTAATCCGTTCGGGAACATGAGCACCTCTCACAGTACTTGGCCAGTCATGCTTCTTCcatacaatttgcctccttggatgtgcatgaaacaaacgtCATTCATACTATCGCTGATTATTCCAGGACCAAGTTCACCTGGCATGGATATAGATGTGTACCTCCAGCCATTGATTGAAGAGCTACAGAAATTATGGAACGTAGGGGTGCGCACATATGATGCCTTAAATAAACAGAATCTTCAGATGCGGGtgcagttgatgtggacgattAATGATTTCCCAGCATATGCAGATCTGTCCGGGTGGCCCAACAGGGGTGAGAAGGCATGCCCTGTCTGTATGCATTCAACATGGTCTAGACGGTTAAAACAAGggaaaaaattttgttatatgggACACAGAAGATACTTGCCAATGGATCATCTTTGGAGACGGAACAAGAGGGCATTTGACGGCAACCAAGAACAAGAAAGTGCACCCCACGTGCAAAGTGGTGATGACATCCTGAGACAATTGGAGGGGATGATATTTGGGGATGAAAGCGCGggcaagaaaagagagaagaagcggaagaagagACGAGCGGCAGAAGATGCAACTGAGAATGtcatttggaaaaagaaaa agaaataTGTGACGGACAACATACTTGGTACAATTCTCGacatcaaaggaaaaacaaaagatgaTTACGCAGCCCGCAAAGACTTGCAAGAAATGAATTTCAGGCCTcaattgcatccgttcacaggTGAGGATGGTCAAACCTATTTGCCTGCAGCTTGTTACACAAT GGACCTCTGCTCAACAAACTTAACCCAAGAGGACATGGATCGGTTAGAGGGTAGCGTCTGTGCCACTTTGTGCAAGATGGAACAAGTATTCCCCCCTggtttttttactagcatggttcATTTGGTTGTGCACCTTGTTCGTGAGTGCCGACTCGGCGGCCCCGTacaatataggtggatgtatccgGTAGAAAG GAGCCTCGGGAGGTTCAAGTCTACTGTGCGCAATAAGGCAGCTCCGGAGGGTTGCATTGCAGAGGGTTACATAGCAACTGA GGTGCACATGGATACGCTAAGGCGATCATGCGGTAGGGGGCGAACTACGGACGATCAAttggaagcccaacatcatcAGCAGTTTTGTGATTGGTACCGTGACTAC GTCGATCAATTGGACTCTAAACGTAGGGAGGAGATGGGCGAGAAGCTGGTTATGCATTGTAGGGGCCCGAAGGAGATAGCAAGTAGGTTCAACAGATACGTGGTTAACGGCAAAATGTTTCGCACTGTTGCACATGATGTGGGGAAGAGAACACAGAACAGTGGCGTGTGCGTGCCTACCGTTGATGGCTTGACGTACTACGGGAAGTTAACAGATATAATTGAGGTCGAGTATTACGATAGGACTAAGTACGTCATgttcaagtgtgattgggcgGACACCACGAGAGACAGGAGATATAAGGTGGATGAGTACGGCATGGAACTTGTCAGCTTCAATCGCCTTGTTCACAGGGGAGACCTGGTGACTGATGACCCATATGTACTAACTTCACAAGTTGAccaagtattttatgttggagATGAGAGAAACCCAGGTTGGGCTTGTGTTGTGCGGACTAAACCCAGGAACGTCTACGACGTTGGTTAG